The proteins below are encoded in one region of Mus caroli chromosome 10, CAROLI_EIJ_v1.1, whole genome shotgun sequence:
- the LOC110303680 gene encoding LOW QUALITY PROTEIN: olfactory receptor 8-like (The sequence of the model RefSeq protein was modified relative to this genomic sequence to represent the inferred CDS: deleted 1 base in 1 codon), giving the protein MESGNSTRRIPSFFLLGFSENXHLQXLIFXLFLSMYLVTVLGNLLIIMVIITQSHLHTPMYFFLANLSFVDICFTSTTVPKMLVNIQTQRKAIAYADCIIQMCFFLVFAELDNFLLAVMAYDRYVAICHPLYYTVIVNQQLCILMVLLSWVVSILHAFLQSQLVLQLTFCGDVKIPHFFCELNQLSQLTCSDSFSSHLIMNLVPVLLAVISFSSILYSYFKIVSSIRSISSVQGKYKAFSTCVSHLSIVSLFYSTGLGVYVSSAVVQSSHSAARASVMYTVVTPMLNPFIYSLRNKDVKKALERLLEGKL; this is encoded by the exons ATGGAATCAGGCAACAGCACAAGAAGAATTCcaagtttttttcttcttggattttCAGAAAACCNACACCTTCAANTCCTCATTTTTNTACTGTTCCTTTCCATGTACCTGGTAACAGTGCTTGGGAACCTGCTCATCATCATGGTTATCATCACACAGTCTCatctgcacacacccatgtacttcttccttgcTAACCTGTCCTTTGTGGACATCTGTTTCACCTCCACCACTGTCCCAAAGATGCTGGTAAatatacagacccaaagaaaggCCATTGCATATGCAGACTGTATTATCCAGATgtgtttcttcttggtttttgCAGAATTGGACAACTTTCTCCTGGCTGTGATGGCCTACGACCGATATGTGGCTATCTGTCACCCACTGTATTACACAGTCATTGTTAACCAACAGCTCTGTATACTGATGGTTCTGCTGTCCTGGGTTGTTAGCATCCTGCATGCCTTCTTACAGAGC CAATTGGTGCTACAGTTGACCTTTTGTGGAGATGTAAAAATTCCCCACTTCTTCTGTGAGCTTAACCAGCTGTCTCAACTCACATGTTCAGACAGCTTTTCAAGCCACCTCATAATGAATCTTGTACCTGTTCTATTGGCAGTCATTTCCTTCAGTAGTATCCTTTACTCTTATTTCAAGATAGTGTCCTCCATACGTTCTATCTCCTCAGTCCAAGGGAAGTATAAGGCATTTTCTACATGTGTCTCTCACCTTTCCATTGTCTCCTTATTTTATAGTACAGGCCTTGGAGTGTATGTCAGTTCTGCTGTGGTCCAAAGCTCTCACTCTGCTGCAAGAGCCTCTGTGATGTATACTGTGGTCACCCCGATGCTGAACCCCTTCATTTATAGTCTAAGGAATAAAGATGTGAAGAAAGCTCTGGAAAGGCTATTAGAAGGAAAACTGTAA